A window from Nitrospira sp. ND1 encodes these proteins:
- a CDS encoding TerC family protein, with the protein MLDWLANPEIWIALGTLTALEIVLGIDNIIFLSVLVGRLPEHQRAVARQVGLGLAMMARLGLLFSISWVMGLTHPWVTILGHGVSGRDLILVGGGLFLMAKATHEIHNSLEGIEGGETPAAAASLGMVLVQIALLDIVFSLDSVITAVGLVEHVSIMAIAIILAVVVMLMAAKAIGDFVDKHPTIKILALSFLILVGVTLMVEGFDVHVPKGYIYFSMAFSVTVEMLNIRMRRKRAAPVKLHSRYAEERRQ; encoded by the coding sequence ATGTTGGACTGGCTTGCCAATCCTGAAATATGGATCGCCCTGGGAACTTTGACCGCGCTGGAAATCGTGCTGGGGATCGACAACATTATCTTTCTCTCCGTCCTCGTCGGACGACTCCCCGAGCATCAGCGCGCCGTCGCACGCCAAGTGGGCCTGGGCCTGGCCATGATGGCGCGCCTGGGACTCTTGTTTTCCATTTCCTGGGTCATGGGACTCACCCATCCCTGGGTGACGATCTTGGGCCACGGCGTGTCCGGGCGGGATCTGATTCTAGTCGGCGGCGGCCTGTTCCTCATGGCCAAAGCCACGCACGAAATCCACAACAGCCTGGAGGGGATCGAGGGCGGCGAGACCCCGGCCGCCGCTGCCAGCCTGGGGATGGTGCTTGTTCAGATCGCGCTCCTGGATATCGTCTTTTCGTTGGATTCGGTGATTACGGCGGTCGGCCTGGTCGAACATGTCTCGATCATGGCGATCGCAATCATTCTCGCCGTGGTGGTGATGTTGATGGCGGCCAAAGCCATCGGGGATTTTGTGGATAAACACCCCACGATCAAAATTCTGGCCCTCTCGTTTCTGATTCTCGTGGGCGTGACCTTGATGGTCGAAGGGTTCGACGTGCATGTGCCGAAGGGCTATATCTACTTCTCCATGGCCTTCTCCGTCACGGTGGAAATGCTCAACATTCGCATGCGAAGAAAGCGGGCTGCGCCGGTCAAACTCCACAGTCGTTATGCGGAAGAGCGGCGGCAATAA
- a CDS encoding cyclic nucleotide-binding/CBS domain-containing protein, whose protein sequence is MTTVSGQHVSDYMHRQLEVVPQDTSVVTVATKMRTRSVGSVLIECFDRPHNDCRIAGIVTETDLVAKVLAPGRVPSRTSMADIMSSPLITIAPTRPMVDASHLMQSKNVRHLVVTEGTDVLGIISIRDLVRHFVDADGGPVQALTNVYRPLSVLMKTAIETIGSDETALEAAQRMADKHIGALFVMEAEELVGIITEGDLVRKLLAYQLDPLTLRVGALMNSPLVDIDINRTIRDASERMSAKRIRHLAVTDHEKVVGVLSIRDLVKMVAIRDRPDFLKRGSTT, encoded by the coding sequence ATGACGACCGTATCGGGCCAGCACGTCAGCGACTATATGCACCGCCAATTGGAGGTCGTCCCACAGGATACCTCCGTCGTGACCGTCGCCACCAAAATGCGGACGCGAAGCGTCGGCTCTGTGCTGATCGAATGCTTCGATCGTCCGCACAACGATTGTCGGATTGCGGGAATCGTCACCGAAACCGATCTCGTGGCCAAGGTACTGGCGCCGGGCCGCGTTCCCTCTCGAACCAGCATGGCGGACATCATGAGCAGTCCCCTCATCACGATCGCGCCGACTCGTCCGATGGTCGATGCCAGTCATTTGATGCAAAGTAAAAACGTGCGGCACCTCGTGGTGACCGAAGGCACGGATGTGCTCGGAATCATCTCGATACGCGATCTGGTGAGGCACTTCGTCGATGCAGACGGCGGGCCGGTGCAGGCGCTCACGAATGTCTACCGGCCGTTGAGTGTCTTGATGAAAACTGCCATCGAAACCATCGGCAGCGACGAAACGGCCCTCGAGGCGGCGCAACGCATGGCGGATAAACACATCGGGGCGCTGTTCGTCATGGAAGCCGAGGAGCTCGTGGGAATCATCACCGAAGGCGACCTGGTGCGCAAACTGCTGGCTTATCAGCTTGATCCGCTGACCCTGCGTGTGGGCGCGCTCATGAATTCGCCGTTGGTCGACATCGACATCAATCGCACCATCCGCGATGCCAGTGAACGGATGTCCGCGAAACGAATCCGCCACCTGGCTGTCACGGACCATGAGAAGGTCGTCGGAGTCCTGTCGATCCGCGACCTGGTGAAGATGGTCGCTATCCGGGATCGCCCGGACTTTCTGAAGCGGGGATCGACCACTTAA